The following is a genomic window from Opitutus sp. GAS368.
GGCCGGCTCGCAGGGACGCGAGCCCTCCACCAAGCCAATGAACCGCGAAGTCGCCATCACCAACCGCCACCCACGCCTGCGCTTCCGCCGGGCGGAGGTGGCGCGTGTCATTCACGTTCTCGATACCGGTTTCGTGAAATCCCCTCTGGAGAGGGGCCTGTCGGCCATAGGCTCGGCGACGGCTGATGCCGCAAAGCGCCGGGGGGTGTCGGCGGTCCCGGCCGGCGAACTCTCCCTCGTCTTCCTCACCGACCCGGCGCTGGCGAAGATCCACGGCGATTTCATGGCCGACCCGACGGCGACCGACGTCATCACCTTCGCGGGCGAGCCGACGGCCCTGGGCTCCGAAGCCTTGGCGAAGGAGGCCGGCCTCGCCGGCGAGATCTGCGTCTCGGCCGACACGGCCGCTCGGTATGTAGGGGCGTCCCTTGTGGACGCCCGCGGGCGTCCACAAGGGACGCCCCTACAGGAAAAATTCTCCGCCGAACTGACCCTCTACGTCGTGCATGGCTGGCTCCACCTGGCCGGCTACGACGACCTGCAGCCCGCCAAGAAGCGCCGCATGCGCGCGGCCGAGGCCCGGGCGATGAAGCTGTTGCGGGCGGCGAAAGCCGTGCCGGAATTTCGCCTGGCCTAAGAACACAAACAATTCTCCGCGGATTGCGCGGATACTCGCAGATGCAATCCATCGGACCCGCAATTGTTTTTTGCAGTAATCCGCGCCCATCCGCGTCATCCGCGGAAAATGCATGAGGGTATGGGCTATTGGCACGTCCAAAAAAATCAGTGGCGTCCCGGTTCATCTGTGATTCACTGCGCCGTTCATGCCCTCCTCCCGTTTCACTTCCCTTCGCAACGCCTTCCTCACGGGCTTGGTGCTGGTCGCGCCACTGGTCGCCACCGTTTGGGTGCTGCGCCTGATCATCAGCTTTGTCGGCGGCTCGATCACGCCGTTGTTCCTGCCTTATCTGCCCGAGATGCTGAGCCACCTGCCGTCCCTCGTCTGGGACGTGCTGGCCACCCTCATCGCGCTCGGGTTCGTCACCCTGCTTGGTTATGTCTCGCATCTTTTCCTCGGGCAGTTCGTGGGCGCGCTCGGCGAGCGTTTGATCCAGGGCATCCCGGGCATCGGCGGCTTCTACAACAGCGTGAAGCAGTTCATCGAGACCTTCGGGGCGAAAGACCGCACGCAGTTCAGCAAAGTCGTGCTCGTGCAGTTCCCGCGGCCCGGTGCCTACACCATCGGCTTTGTCACCAACACCGGCCAGGGCGAACTGCACACGCACTTCAAAAACGACCACTGGGCCGTGTTCGTCCCCACCTGCCCCAGCCCGGTCAACGGCTTCTTCATGTATCTGCCCGCGATGGAACTCATCGAACTCGATATGTCGGTCGGCGATGGCATGAAGACCGTCATCTCCTGCGGCGCCGTCCTGCCGACCTGGAATGACCCGGCCGCGGCGAAGGCCGCGCTGAAAAAAAACTGACGGGAGGGCCGCGTCCCTGCGGGCCGTTCTTCTTGCTCGAAACGGCTCGCAGGGACGCGAGCCCTCCAAGGCAAGCCCCCCACCTTCATTCTCCAGTCTGTCCTCCGTCCTCTGATATCTGTCCTCTGCAATGCCCGGCCAGCAGCTCCAAACCACGGCGTTCATCCTCGCCAAGCAGCCGTCGGGCTCCGACACCTTCGAGCAGCTGACGGCGTTCTCGGCCGGGGACGGCGTGCTGCACTGCCTGCGCCGCGTCGCAACCGGTAGGGTGCGGACTCCGCTCCGCGCCTCCCCCGAGGTCCCCACCAACCTCGACCTGTTCGACGAAACCGAACTGTGGCTCGAGTCCTCCAACCAGGGCCGCACGTGGTTCATCAAGGAGCACCGCCTCATCCAGCGCCACGACGGCATCGGCCGCTCCTACGACACGCTCCGCGCCGCCGCCGCCCTCGGCGCGTTGCTCAGCCGCAATCCCGTGCCCGACGAGTCCCGCGAGGCCGTCGCCGGCCTGCTGCGCTCATCCTTCACCGCCCTCGCCGCCGGCGGCCGGCCTGACATCGTCTGGCTCAAGACCCTCTACTGCCTGCTGCGCGACGAGGGCTACCCCGTGAAGCAACAGTGGTGGCCGCAGCTCAACGCCGCCGACCGCGACCACGCCGCGCACCTGCTCAACCAGCCGCTCGCCGCCCAGATGGCCGACGCGCCCACCGTGGCCCGCATCACCCACCGGCTCGAGGACTGGGTGCGGGCGGAGACCGAGATCAGACTGTAGGGCGGGATCACCGCATCCCGCCTCGAGGGTCTTATTATTTTCGCGGGAAGGCGGGATGCGGTGATCCCGCCCTACACTTGCCGGTTCCCTCTTTCCTTCCGTGTATTCCGTGCCTGCCGCGCCGTAGCTCTTGTCAGAGAGTGAAGGAGGGTGTTCCGTGGTGCCGTCTTCATGAATTTCTCCCTCGAAAACCGCACGGTCAGCCTGAGCGTCGGCGAATTCGCCGGCTTCACCCTCGGCCCGTCGGACTCCG
Proteins encoded in this region:
- the ybeY gene encoding rRNA maturation RNase YbeY, translated to MNREVAITNRHPRLRFRRAEVARVIHVLDTGFVKSPLERGLSAIGSATADAAKRRGVSAVPAGELSLVFLTDPALAKIHGDFMADPTATDVITFAGEPTALGSEALAKEAGLAGEICVSADTAARYVGASLVDARGRPQGTPLQEKFSAELTLYVVHGWLHLAGYDDLQPAKKRRMRAAEARAMKLLRAAKAVPEFRLA
- a CDS encoding DUF502 domain-containing protein, which gives rise to MPSSRFTSLRNAFLTGLVLVAPLVATVWVLRLIISFVGGSITPLFLPYLPEMLSHLPSLVWDVLATLIALGFVTLLGYVSHLFLGQFVGALGERLIQGIPGIGGFYNSVKQFIETFGAKDRTQFSKVVLVQFPRPGAYTIGFVTNTGQGELHTHFKNDHWAVFVPTCPSPVNGFFMYLPAMELIELDMSVGDGMKTVISCGAVLPTWNDPAAAKAALKKN